A genomic region of Cydia strobilella chromosome 12, ilCydStro3.1, whole genome shotgun sequence contains the following coding sequences:
- the LOC134746276 gene encoding complement component 1 Q subcomponent-binding protein, mitochondrial isoform X1, with the protein MNGLVRSAHRVIQGCVKNTGIASALVSRAQAPVKRDFTRGIWHMSCSKRMDGPVATSLLHNHSNTCNCGCGLKALHTKEDYGRDTSTKNRPLGERELVEFLTEEIVAERKAQKLKTLPTEVDGFKVNGTGAEVLLSKTLKDEVINVTFNVNHTVDSDDFGEGDVQPEKQEFSEMRSKPQFEVDVVRGDTTLGFTCSFLQDPPTSNADEYNDIFGIDEVTLYKGEWNDKVYAVAGDVLDGYLYDLLMNLLEEKGISNEFVQKLSDFSTGYEHAAYINLLEGISKFTIGKQ; encoded by the exons ATGAACGGCTTGGTCAGGTCAGCACACAGAGTAATCCAGGGATGTGTTAAAAACACAGGCATAGCGAGTGCGCTAGTGAGCCGAGCGCAGGCTCCCGTGAAGCGTGATTTTACGAGAGGAATATGGCACATGAGCTGCTCAAAGAGGATGGACGGGCCCGTGGCCACCAGCCTGCTTCATAACCATTCCAATACATGCAACTGCGGATGCGGTCTGAAAGCCCTACACACGAAAG AAGACTACGGACGTGATACTTCTACCAAGAATAGGCCGTTAG GTGAGCGAGAGCTGGTGGAGTTCCTCACAGAAGAGATTGTGGCGGAGAGAAAGGCTCAGAAGTTGAAGACTCTGCCCACGGAGGTAGACGGCTTCAAAGTGAATGGGACTGGAGCTGAGGTGCTGCTGTCCAAGACACTGAAAGATGAAGT AATTAACGTAACATTCAACGTGAATCACACCGTCGACTCGGACGATTTCGGCGAAGGCGACGTGCAGCCAGAGAAGCAGGAGTTCTCCGAGATGCGCTCCAAGCCGCAGTTTGAAGTAGACGTCGTCCGCGGCGATACCACACTTGGATTCACCTGCTCCTTCTTACAAGACCCGCCTACGAGTAATGCTGATGAGTACA atgacATATTCGGAATCGACGAGGTGACCCTCTACAAGGGAGAGTGGAACGACAAGGTGTACGCAGTCGCCGGTGACGTGCTTGACGGG taccTGTACGACCTTCTCATGAATCTGCTGGAAGAGAAAGGCATCAGCAACGAGTTCGTTCAGAAACTGTCTGATTTCAGCACTGGCTACGAACACGCCGCCTACATCAACCTTCTCGAAGGCATCTCCAAATTCACTATCGGAAAACAATAA
- the LOC134746276 gene encoding complement component 1 Q subcomponent-binding protein, mitochondrial isoform X2, translating into MNGLVRSAHRVIQGCVKNTGIASALVSRAQAPVKRDFTRGIWHMSCSKRMDGPVATSLLHNHSNTCNCGCGLKALHTKGERELVEFLTEEIVAERKAQKLKTLPTEVDGFKVNGTGAEVLLSKTLKDEVINVTFNVNHTVDSDDFGEGDVQPEKQEFSEMRSKPQFEVDVVRGDTTLGFTCSFLQDPPTSNADEYNDIFGIDEVTLYKGEWNDKVYAVAGDVLDGYLYDLLMNLLEEKGISNEFVQKLSDFSTGYEHAAYINLLEGISKFTIGKQ; encoded by the exons ATGAACGGCTTGGTCAGGTCAGCACACAGAGTAATCCAGGGATGTGTTAAAAACACAGGCATAGCGAGTGCGCTAGTGAGCCGAGCGCAGGCTCCCGTGAAGCGTGATTTTACGAGAGGAATATGGCACATGAGCTGCTCAAAGAGGATGGACGGGCCCGTGGCCACCAGCCTGCTTCATAACCATTCCAATACATGCAACTGCGGATGCGGTCTGAAAGCCCTACACACGAAAG GTGAGCGAGAGCTGGTGGAGTTCCTCACAGAAGAGATTGTGGCGGAGAGAAAGGCTCAGAAGTTGAAGACTCTGCCCACGGAGGTAGACGGCTTCAAAGTGAATGGGACTGGAGCTGAGGTGCTGCTGTCCAAGACACTGAAAGATGAAGT AATTAACGTAACATTCAACGTGAATCACACCGTCGACTCGGACGATTTCGGCGAAGGCGACGTGCAGCCAGAGAAGCAGGAGTTCTCCGAGATGCGCTCCAAGCCGCAGTTTGAAGTAGACGTCGTCCGCGGCGATACCACACTTGGATTCACCTGCTCCTTCTTACAAGACCCGCCTACGAGTAATGCTGATGAGTACA atgacATATTCGGAATCGACGAGGTGACCCTCTACAAGGGAGAGTGGAACGACAAGGTGTACGCAGTCGCCGGTGACGTGCTTGACGGG taccTGTACGACCTTCTCATGAATCTGCTGGAAGAGAAAGGCATCAGCAACGAGTTCGTTCAGAAACTGTCTGATTTCAGCACTGGCTACGAACACGCCGCCTACATCAACCTTCTCGAAGGCATCTCCAAATTCACTATCGGAAAACAATAA